In Salmonella enterica subsp. enterica serovar Typhimurium str. LT2, a single window of DNA contains:
- the spf gene encoding spot 42 RNA, inhibition of DNA synthesis → MFYLSDLLLHVIGFG, encoded by the coding sequence ATGTTCTATCTTTCAGACCTTTTACTTCACGTAATCGGATTTGGCTGA
- the yihA gene encoding putative GTPase involved in coordination of cell cycle (similar to E. coli orf, hypothetical protein (AAC76862.1); Blastp hit to AAC76862.1 (199 aa), 94% identity in aa 1 - 199) encodes MTNLNYQQTHFVMSAPDIRHLPSDCGIEVAFAGRSNAGKSSALNTLTNQKSLARTSKTPGRTQLINLFEVVDGKRLVDLPGYGYAEVPEEMKRKWQRALGEYLEKRQSLQGLVVLMDIRHPLKDLDQQMIQWAVESNIQVLVLLTKADKLASGARKAQLNMVREAVLAFNGDVQVEAFSSLKKQGVDKLRQKLDSWFSELAPVEEIQDGE; translated from the coding sequence TTGACTAACCTGAATTATCAACAGACGCATTTTGTGATGAGTGCGCCTGATATTCGCCATTTACCTTCCGATTGCGGAATTGAAGTGGCTTTTGCTGGCCGTTCCAATGCAGGCAAATCCAGCGCCCTGAACACGTTGACCAACCAAAAAAGCCTGGCGCGCACCTCTAAAACGCCGGGCCGTACCCAATTGATTAACCTGTTTGAAGTCGTAGATGGCAAACGGTTGGTCGACCTGCCGGGCTATGGCTACGCGGAAGTCCCGGAAGAGATGAAACGCAAGTGGCAACGCGCGCTGGGGGAATATCTGGAGAAACGTCAAAGCCTACAGGGCTTAGTCGTTTTAATGGATATCCGCCATCCGTTGAAAGACCTCGACCAACAGATGATCCAGTGGGCTGTAGAGAGCAATATCCAGGTTCTGGTTCTGCTGACCAAAGCGGACAAACTGGCCAGCGGCGCGCGCAAGGCGCAGTTGAATATGGTACGTGAAGCCGTGCTGGCTTTTAATGGCGATGTGCAGGTAGAAGCGTTTTCCTCGCTGAAAAAGCAGGGCGTGGATAAGTTACGTCAGAAGCTGGATAGCTGGTTTAGTGAACTGGCACCGGTCGAAGAGATTCAGGACGGGGAATAA
- a CDS encoding putative cytoplasmic protein, protein MSLPQKSKVMHIARTLTGSTTQDEGQERQEAKTQDCQEDKRPETLVKGNGNNMECSRLREKQGVLIANRDGGTR, encoded by the coding sequence GTGAGTTTACCCCAAAAGAGTAAAGTAATGCACATAGCGAGGACGCTAACAGGATCAACGACTCAGGATGAGGGTCAGGAGCGCCAGGAGGCGAAGACACAGGATTGTCAGGAAGACAAACGTCCGGAGACGTTAGTAAAAGGAAATGGAAACAACATGGAATGTTCCAGGCTAAGGGAAAAACAGGGCGTGTTGATAGCCAACAGGGATGGTGGAACCCGTTAA
- the yihI gene encoding putative cytoplasmic protein (hypothetical 19.2 Kda protein in polA-hemN intergenic region. (SW:YIHI_SALTY)), whose amino-acid sequence MKKPTSAPRSKAFGKQRRKTREELNQEARDRKRLKKHRGHAPGSRAAGGNSASGGGNQNQQKDPRIGSKTPVPLGVTEKVTQQHKPKSEKPMLSPQAELDLLETDERLDALLERLEAGETLSAEDQAWVDAKLDRIDELMQKLGLSYDDDEEDDEEDEKQEDMMRLLRGGN is encoded by the coding sequence ATGAAAAAACCAACCTCTGCACCGCGCAGTAAAGCCTTTGGCAAACAGCGTCGTAAAACGCGTGAAGAGTTAAACCAGGAGGCGCGCGACCGTAAACGCCTGAAAAAACATCGCGGTCATGCGCCGGGAAGTCGCGCGGCGGGCGGCAATTCCGCTTCGGGCGGCGGCAATCAGAATCAACAAAAAGATCCACGTATTGGCAGTAAAACACCTGTTCCATTGGGCGTGACTGAAAAAGTGACCCAACAGCATAAACCGAAAAGTGAGAAACCTATGCTTTCACCGCAGGCGGAGTTGGATTTACTGGAAACGGATGAGCGCCTGGATGCGCTGTTAGAACGTCTGGAAGCGGGCGAAACCCTGAGTGCGGAAGATCAAGCCTGGGTAGATGCCAAACTGGATCGTATTGATGAACTGATGCAGAAGCTTGGTCTGTCTTACGATGACGACGAAGAAGACGACGAAGAGGACGAGAAGCAGGAAGATATGATGCGCCTGCTAAGAGGCGGCAACTAA